A region from the Panicum hallii strain FIL2 chromosome 1, PHallii_v3.1, whole genome shotgun sequence genome encodes:
- the LOC112903085 gene encoding auxin-responsive protein SAUR71-like, whose translation MKRLLRRLSRTVAAAEDGGPPAAPRQVRTKKGKGVPEGHVPVCVGEEGGPVERFAVRAELLGEPAFAALLRRAAQEYGYAHPGALRIPCPAAEFRRLLLRLSDGDPAATSC comes from the coding sequence ATGAAGCGGCTCCTGAGGCGGCTCTCCCGCACCGTCGCGGCGGCCGAGGACGGCGGTCCCCCCGCGGCGCCCCGGCAGGTCCGGACGAAGAAGGGCAAGGGGGTGCCGGAGGGCCACGTCCCCGTGTGCGTCGGCGAGGAGGGCGGGCCCGTGGAGCGCTTCGCCGTGCGCGCCGAGCTGCTGGGCGAGCCGGCCTTCGCGgcgctcctccgccgcgccgcgcagGAGTACGGCTACGCCCACCCCGGCGCGCTCCGCatcccctgccccgccgccgagttccgccgcctcctgctccgccTCTCCGACGGCGACCCCGCCGCCACCAGCTGCTAG
- the LOC112890141 gene encoding cullin-associated NEDD8-dissociated protein 1 produces the protein MANLNITNILEKMTGKDKDYRYMATSDLLSELNKESFKADQDLEPKLTSTVLQQLEDASGDVSGLAVKCLAPLVKKVGEDKVVEMTNKLCDKLINGKEQHRDTASIALKTIIAEVTTPSLAEKILISIAPQLIKGVNTAKSAEIKCECLDILGDVLHRFGNLITKDHEYMLTALLSQLGSNQASVRKKSVSCIASLAPSLSDDLLAKATLQVVQLLKNRSAKSDITRTNIQMIGSLSRSVGYRFGPHLAETVPLLISYCTSASENDEELREYSLQALESFMLRCPRDISPYCEDILNLALEYVSYDPNFTDSMEEDTDEEGQEEEDDDESANEYTDDEDASWKVRRASAKCLSAIIVSRPEMLSKMYLEACPKLIERFREREENVKMDIFNTFIELLRQTGNVTKGQGDIDESSPRWLLKQEVPKVVKSINRQLREKSIKTKVGAFSVLKELVVVLPDCLADHFGSLVPGIEKALNDKSSTSNLKIEALVFTRLVMASHSASVFHPYIKALSAPILSAIGDRYYKVTAEALRVCGELVRVLRPNLEASAVDFRPYIGPIYNAILGRLANQDQDQEVKECAISCMSLVVSTFGDGLQRELPACLPILVDRMGNEITRLTAVKAFSVIANSPLRIDLSCVLDHVVSELTAFLRKANRALRQATLGTLNSLVVTYGGQIGSSSYETIIAELSTLISDMDLHMTALALELCCTIMVDRKSIQNVGLAVRNKVLPQALILIRSALLQGQALQALQRFFASLVQSANTSFDVLLDSLISAAKPSQSGGLAKQALSSIAKCVAVLCLAAGDQKCAATIEMLKGILKDDSASNSAKQHMALLCLGEIGRRKDLSNHVHIENIVIESFQSPFEEIKSAASYALGNIAVGNLSKYLPFILDQIDNQQKKQYLLLHSLKEVIVRQTVDHNGQSELQDSNIEKILALLFNHCESEEEGVRNVVAECLGKIALIEPKKLIPALKVRTSSPAANTRATVAIAIKYSIVERPEKIDEIMYSEISTFLMLIKDSDRHVRRAAVLALSTAAHNKPNLIKGLLPELLPLLYDQTVIKEELVRTVDLGPFKHVVDDGLELRKAAFECVDTLLDSCLDQVNPSSFIVPFLLSGLGDHYDVKMPCHLILSKLADKCPSAVLAVLDSIVEPIEKTISHKPKGDAVKQEVDRNEDMIRSALRAISSLSRISGSDYSIRFKNLMNKIVSTPALAEKYNSVRSE, from the exons ATGGCAAATTTAAACATAACCAACATCTTGGAGAAG ATGACAGGGAAGGATAAAGACTACAGATATATGGCAACATCAGATCTGCTTAGCGAATTGAATAAAGAGAGCTTCAAAGCTGATCAAGACCTTGAGCCAAAGTTAACGAGTACTGTTCTTCAACAACTGGAAGATGCTTCAGGAGATGTTTCTGGTTTAGCTGTTAAATG CTTGGCTCCACTTGTCAAGAAGGTTGGTGAGGACAAGGTCGTGGAGATGACCAACAAACTTTGTGATAAATTGATCAATGGAAAGGAGCAGCATCGAGATACTGCTAGTATAGCCCTGAAGACAATCATTGCAGAAGTTACTACACCATCACTTGCTGAAAAGATTTTGATTTCTATTGCCCCACAGCTCATCAAGGGTGTCAACACT GCAAAAAGTGCTGAAATTAAATGTGAATGCCTTGATATATTGGGGGATGTGCTTCATAGATTTGGCAACCTGATCACAAAAGACCATGAGTATATGCTCACTGCACTCTTATCCCAGTTGGGTTCCAACCAAGCAAGCGTCAGAAAAAAGTCTGTTTCTTGTATTG CATCACTTGCTCCAAGTTTATCAGATGATTTGTTAGCAAAGGCAACTTTGCAAGTTGTCCAATTGCTGAAAAATAGAAGTGCAAAATCTGATATTACCCGGACAAATATCCAAATGATTGGTTCTCTAAG TCGTTCTGTAGGATACCGTTTTGGACCACATCTTGCTGAAACTGTTCCTTTGCTTATAAGCTATTGTACAAGTGCATCCGAAAATGATGAAGAGCTCCGTGAATACAGCTTGCAG GCTCTTGAGAGCTTTATGCTCAGGTGCCCAAGGGATATATCACCATACTGTGAGGACATTTTGAATCTTGCTTTGGAATATGTGAGCTATGATCCTAATTTCACTGATAGCATGGAGGAGGATACCGATGAGGAAggccaggaggaggaggatgatga TGAGAGTGCGAATGAGTACACAGATGATGAGGATGCGAGTTGGAAAGTCCGTAGGGCATCAGCGAAGTGTCTATCTGCAATTATAGTATCTCGTCCTGAAATGTTATCGAAGATGTATCTGGAG GCTTGCCCAAAGTTAATTGAACGGTTTAGGGAAAGAGAAGAGAATGTAAAG ATGGACATCTTCAACACCTTCATTGAGTTGTTACGCCAAACTGGTAATGTAACAAAAGGACAAGGTGACATCGATGAGTCGAG TCCTCGATGGTTGCTGAAACAAGAGGTGCCAAAAGTTGTCAAGTCTATCAACAGGCAGTTACGTGAAAAATCGATCAAGACAAAG GTTGGGGCATTTTCAGTATTGAAGGAGCTTGTTGTTGTACTACCAGATTGTCTTGCTGATCATTTTGGCTCACTTGTTCCTGGGATTGAGAAGGCTTTGAAC GATAAATCTTCTACCTCCAACCTGAAGATTGAAGCCCTTGTATTTACAAGGCTTGTTATGGCTTCACATTCTGCATCTGTGTTTCATCCATACATCAAG GCACTTTCTGCCCCTATATTATCAGCTATTGGAGATAGATATTATAAAGTCACTGCTGAGGCTTTGCGGGTGTGCGGAGAACTAGTTCGTGTCCTTCGTCCAAATCTCGAG GCAAGCGCTGTGGATTTCAGGCCATACATTGGTCCAATCTATAACGCTATACTGGGACGCTTGGCTAATCAAGATCAGGATCAG GAGGTTAAAGAGTGCGCCATATCATGCATGAGTCTGGTGGTCTCCACTTTTGGTGATGGTCTTCAAAGAGAATTACCAGCATGCCTTCCCATACTTGTTGATAGGATGGGTAACGAAATTACAAGACTTACAGCTGTCAAG GCATTTTCAGTTATTGCAAATTCACCTCTTCGTATTGATCTCTCGTGTGTCCTGGATCATGTTGTTTCCGAGCTCACAGCTTTCCTTCGTAAG GCCAACAGAGCTCTTAGGCAGGCAACACTGGGAACACTAAATTCTTTGGTTGTCACATATGGTGGTCAAATTGGCTCTTCTTCATATGAGACAATAATTGCTGAACTTTCTACCCTCATAAG TGACATGGATTTGCATATGACTGCTCTTGCATTAGAACTTTGTTGCACAATAATGGTTGACAGAAAATCCATTCAAAATGTTGGTTTAGCTGTGAGAAACAAGGTTTTGCCTCAGGCACTTATTTTGATCAGGAGTGCCCTTTTGCAAGGGCAAGCACTGCAG GCTCTTCAGAGATTTTTTGCTTCGCTAGTCCAATCTGCAAATACTAGCTTTGATGTTTTGTTGGATTCTCTTATTTCTGCTGCTAAACCGTCACAGTCAGGTGGTCTTGCCAAGCAAGCACTGTCTTCCATTGCTAAGTGTGTTGCTGTTCTCTGCTTAGCAGCTGGTGACCAGAAGTGTGCGGCTACAATTGAAATGCTTAAAGGCATTTTAAAAGATGACAGCGCTTCTAACTCT GCTAAACAGCATATGGCCTTACTATGTTTGGGAGAAATTGGAAGGAGGAAGGACCTCAGCAATCATGTTCATATTGAGAACATTGTCATTGAATCATTTCAATCACCTTTTGAGGAGATTAAATCTGCAGCATCCTATGCACTTGGAAACATTGCTGTTGGCAACCTCTCCAAGTATTTGCCATTTATTTTGGATCAGATTGACAATCAACAGAAGAAGCAATATCTGTTGCTTCATTCGCTTAAAGAG GTAATCGTGCGGCAAACTGTTGATCATAATGGCCAGAGCGAGCTCCAGGATTCAAACATTGAGAAGATATTGGCATTGCTCTTTAATCACTGTGAAAGTGAAGAGGAGGGAGTTCGGAATGTTGTTGCAGAGTGTTTAGGAAAGATTGCACTGATCGAACCAAAAAAATTAATCCCTGCGTTGAAG GTGCGCACGTCTAGCCCAGCAGCAAACACAAGAGCTACGGTTGCCATTGCTATCAAATATTCAATTGTTGAACGGCCTGAAAAAATAGATGAAATCATGTACTCTGAGATATCTACTTTCCTGATGTTGATTAAAGACAGCGATAGG CATGTGAGGCGAGCAGCGGTTCTGGCTTTGAGCACAGCTGCCCACAACAAGCCAAATTTGATTAAAGGTCTTCTTCCAGAATTATTACCTCTTTTGTATGACCAAACTGTTATAAAG GAAGAATTGGTCAGGACGGTTGATCTTGGGCCTTTCAAGCATGTTGTAGATGATGGTCTTGAACTTAGGAAAGCTGCCTTTGAATGTGTGGACACGTTGCTGGACAGTTGTCTTGATCAAGTGAATCCGTCATCCTTCATTGTACCTTTCCTCCTATCTGGCTTAGGTG ATCATTATGATGTAAAAATGCCTTGCCATTTGATTCTCTCAAAGCTAGCAGACAAGTGCCCTTCTGCTGTTCTTGCAG TTTTGGACTCCATAGTGGAACCTATTGAGAAAACTATTAGTCACAAACCCAAGGGCGATGCAGTGAAGCAGGAGGTTGATCGGAACGAAGACATGATTCGCAGTGCTCTTCGAGCCATATCTTCTTTGAGCCGCATAAG TGGCAGCGACTACAGCATACGGTTCAAGAATCTGATGAACAAGATTGTGTCTACTCCTGCACTCGCCGAGAAGTACAACTCGGTGCGCAGTGAATAA